Proteins encoded by one window of Roseibium sp. Sym1:
- a CDS encoding ATP12 family chaperone protein: MRDFLEAAQEEAAKDPEQRARELSKRELPKRFYKAATHVAADGGYAIHLDGRPVKTPGKALLLLPSEALGAAVAAEWEAQEKEINPANMPLTRIANSAQDAVSIRFDEVADDVTRFAGNDALCYRADDPETLVETQRRLWDPVVDWAGGLLGGRFVLIEGLIHAPQPDALLAAYRGRIAGETPLRLAALHTATSLTGSALLALALKENRLDPDAVWKAAHVEEDFNIERWGEDAEAAQIRAYKRKELDAAALILREG; the protein is encoded by the coding sequence ATGCGCGATTTTCTTGAAGCGGCACAGGAAGAAGCGGCAAAAGATCCCGAGCAGCGCGCGCGCGAACTCTCGAAGCGCGAATTGCCCAAGCGTTTCTACAAGGCTGCCACGCATGTTGCCGCCGATGGTGGCTATGCCATTCATCTGGATGGCCGGCCGGTCAAGACCCCGGGCAAGGCTCTTCTGCTCCTGCCCAGCGAGGCGCTCGGTGCCGCCGTTGCCGCAGAGTGGGAAGCGCAGGAAAAGGAAATCAACCCGGCGAACATGCCGCTGACCCGGATCGCCAATTCGGCCCAGGACGCCGTCAGTATCCGCTTCGATGAGGTCGCCGACGACGTCACCAGGTTTGCCGGCAATGATGCGCTTTGCTACCGCGCCGACGATCCGGAGACCCTGGTCGAGACCCAGCGGCGGTTGTGGGATCCGGTGGTCGACTGGGCCGGCGGGTTGCTCGGCGGCCGGTTCGTGCTGATCGAGGGGCTGATCCATGCCCCGCAACCGGACGCGCTCCTGGCGGCCTATCGCGGCCGCATTGCGGGTGAAACGCCATTGCGGCTGGCGGCGCTGCACACGGCGACCAGCCTGACCGGCTCCGCGCTGCTGGCGCTGGCGCTCAAGGAAAACCGTCTCGACCCGGACGCCGTCTGGAAAGCGGCTCACGTGGAAGAGGATTTCAACATCGAGCGCTGGGGCGAAGACGCCGAAGCCGCCCAGATCCGCGCCTACAAACGCAAGGAACTCGACGCGGCGGCCCTGATCTTGCGGGAAGGGTAA
- a CDS encoding DUF2778 domain-containing protein has translation MLGKQRDTGRNGHRTSGKGGRTFYAVLAGATLLISGFAATIAGLGTSISPVHLSADKTEERALTLSQVDPAGPLALSAKTASGAGISASLGVAYLPRRNNMAAKATLNLRDAQAKAAARQARAQQAAKTALAAKLARLKLARTLLAARARTVAAQTTVTVAALQTAGTSAQAAADIVAKPAPVVVASLATTVPAKPGAIVPPTPDLKPEPPVRSKPATATRRSAEPEDASPVLAYARPGNPEDDEDGVFGGLGKLFGGSKGIPGPGSKIAIYDVSAATVHMPDGTKLEAHSGIGHRMDNPKYAYVKNLGPTPPNVYRLRMRERRFHGVEAIRMLPMDRAAMKGRDGMLTHTRLLRRSIGSHGCVAFKDYNKFLNAFKRGKVKTLIVVPSMNKLPTYMAMLERGAGA, from the coding sequence ATGCTAGGGAAACAACGGGACACGGGCCGCAACGGGCACAGGACTTCCGGAAAAGGCGGCCGGACCTTTTATGCGGTGCTCGCGGGGGCAACCCTACTCATCTCAGGTTTCGCAGCGACGATCGCCGGGTTGGGCACGTCCATCTCGCCGGTACATTTGTCCGCGGACAAGACCGAAGAGCGGGCCCTGACGCTGTCGCAAGTAGATCCTGCCGGTCCGCTTGCTCTTTCAGCGAAAACGGCATCGGGCGCCGGCATCTCCGCCAGCCTTGGCGTTGCCTACCTGCCTCGGCGCAACAACATGGCGGCAAAGGCTACCCTCAACCTGCGTGACGCTCAGGCCAAGGCAGCTGCAAGGCAGGCTCGGGCCCAGCAGGCAGCCAAGACCGCTCTCGCCGCCAAGCTTGCCAGGCTGAAACTCGCCCGCACCCTTCTGGCCGCCCGGGCGCGCACCGTGGCAGCCCAGACAACCGTCACCGTCGCAGCCTTGCAGACTGCCGGCACTTCTGCGCAAGCCGCCGCGGATATTGTCGCCAAGCCGGCACCGGTCGTCGTCGCGAGCCTTGCGACCACTGTGCCGGCCAAGCCGGGCGCAATCGTACCGCCGACACCGGATCTCAAGCCCGAACCGCCGGTCCGCTCCAAACCGGCAACGGCCACCAGACGGTCCGCCGAACCCGAAGACGCCTCGCCTGTTCTTGCCTATGCGCGCCCGGGCAACCCGGAAGACGACGAGGACGGCGTCTTTGGCGGTCTCGGAAAACTCTTTGGCGGATCCAAGGGCATTCCCGGCCCCGGCAGCAAGATTGCCATCTATGACGTAAGCGCAGCCACGGTTCACATGCCGGACGGCACCAAGCTGGAAGCGCATTCCGGCATCGGCCACCGGATGGACAATCCCAAATACGCCTATGTGAAGAACCTCGGCCCGACCCCGCCGAATGTCTACCGGCTGCGCATGCGCGAACGGCGTTTCCACGGCGTCGAGGCCATCCGCATGCTGCCGATGGACCGCGCCGCCATGAAGGGCCGCGACGGCATGCTGACCCACACCCGTCTGCTGCGCCGTTCGATCGGCTCTCACGGCTGCGTTGCCTTCAAGGACTACAACAAGTTCCTCAACGCCTTCAAACGCGGCAAGGTCAAGACGCTGATCGTGGTTCCGTCCATGAACAAGCTGCCGACCTACATGGCCATGCTGGAGCGCGGCGCGGGCGCCTGA
- a CDS encoding AAA family ATPase yields MSPTLHLLCGKVASGKSTLADRLAAGPNTVLLREDAWLSSLFGKDMHTLKDYVEYSGRLKQAIAPHVVALLKNGTSVVLDFQANTMDARAWMRDLVEQAGCEHVLHVLDIPDAVCKARLRQRNAAGAHEFSVTEEQFERISAHFQRPAENEGFNLEIHRDPS; encoded by the coding sequence ATGTCCCCTACGCTTCACCTTCTCTGCGGCAAGGTCGCCTCCGGCAAGTCGACACTGGCCGACCGGCTTGCAGCCGGACCCAACACCGTTCTCCTGCGTGAAGACGCCTGGCTCTCCAGCCTTTTTGGCAAAGACATGCACACACTCAAGGATTACGTCGAATATTCCGGCCGCTTGAAACAGGCGATTGCGCCGCACGTCGTCGCGCTTCTGAAGAACGGCACGTCCGTCGTGCTCGATTTCCAGGCCAACACGATGGACGCCAGAGCCTGGATGAGGGACCTCGTTGAGCAGGCAGGCTGCGAACACGTGCTCCACGTGCTCGACATTCCGGACGCCGTCTGCAAGGCAAGGCTGCGACAGCGCAACGCCGCGGGCGCACACGAATTCTCCGTGACCGAAGAGCAGTTCGAGCGGATCAGCGCCCATTTCCAGCGTCCGGCGGAAAACGAGGGTTTCAACCTCGAAATCCATCGGGACCCGAGTTAG
- a CDS encoding RluA family pseudouridine synthase, with amino-acid sequence MSAIEQKQVTADEAGMRLDRWFKTHYPGLGFGRLQKLLRTGQVRVDGKRAESNTRIAKGQTIRIPPLGVELPADDKKNARPKSTKLIADDRKAIEDMLLFEDSQVMVLNKPAGLAVQGGSGLKRHLDGMLDAFTDRKGNKPRLVHRLDRETSGIILVARTRQAAQELTKAFRHRNTQKIYWAILAGVPKPFQGRISTFLARNEGEERMQVARQGDDDAQHAVSLYSVFEKSGQKLSWVTMKPVTGRTHQLRAHAAHIGHPIIGDDKYFNIENWELPGGIQNRLHLLARRIVIPHPSGHGQIDVSAPLPPHMQQTWNLLGFDATDYDPEVDDPDDSLNRR; translated from the coding sequence ATGTCCGCGATAGAACAGAAACAAGTGACCGCCGACGAGGCGGGCATGCGCCTCGACCGTTGGTTCAAGACCCATTATCCGGGGCTCGGCTTCGGCCGCCTGCAGAAGCTGCTGCGCACCGGGCAGGTCCGGGTGGACGGCAAGCGCGCGGAGAGCAACACGCGCATCGCCAAGGGCCAGACGATCCGTATTCCGCCGCTCGGCGTCGAGTTGCCGGCGGACGACAAGAAGAACGCAAGGCCGAAATCGACCAAGCTGATTGCCGACGACCGCAAGGCCATCGAGGACATGCTGCTGTTCGAGGACAGCCAGGTGATGGTGCTGAACAAGCCCGCCGGCCTCGCTGTCCAGGGCGGGTCCGGCCTGAAGCGGCACCTCGACGGCATGCTGGACGCCTTTACCGACCGCAAAGGCAACAAGCCGCGCCTGGTGCACCGGCTCGACAGGGAAACCTCCGGCATCATCCTGGTCGCGCGCACACGCCAGGCGGCGCAAGAACTGACCAAGGCGTTCCGCCACCGCAACACGCAAAAGATCTACTGGGCGATCCTCGCCGGTGTTCCCAAGCCGTTCCAGGGTCGGATTTCGACCTTCCTGGCCCGCAACGAGGGCGAGGAGCGCATGCAGGTTGCCCGTCAGGGCGACGACGATGCCCAGCACGCCGTGTCGCTTTATTCGGTGTTTGAAAAATCCGGCCAGAAACTGTCCTGGGTGACGATGAAGCCGGTCACCGGGCGCACGCACCAGCTGAGGGCCCACGCCGCCCATATCGGTCACCCGATCATCGGCGACGACAAGTATTTCAACATCGAGAACTGGGAGCTGCCGGGCGGCATCCAGAACCGGCTGCACCTGCTTGCGCGCCGGATCGTGATCCCGCATCCCTCCGGCCACGGCCAGATCGACGTTTCCGCGCCGCTGCCGCCGCATATGCAGCAGACCTGGAACCTTCTTGGTTTCGACGCCACGGATTACGATCCGGAGGTCGACGACCCGGACGATTCGCTCAACAGGCGCTGA
- a CDS encoding HAD-IA family hydrolase has product MYLILFDVDGTLVDSQNTILHGLQVGFDAVGLAMPDRETALSIVGRSLEEAFFDLVGPSHLDKVPAMAAAYRQSKIARREQGLDLDPLYPGARETIERLHQRDDLLLGIATGKAMRGVRHMLDKHDLHGRFITIQTADTSPSKPHPDMVLKAMAETGADPDRTLMVGDTGFDMAMAKAAGAHALGVTWGYHDQSRLVEGGADRIIDEFDRLDHALSEILKFDKETI; this is encoded by the coding sequence ATGTATCTGATCCTATTTGACGTCGACGGCACGCTGGTGGACAGCCAGAACACCATCCTGCACGGATTGCAGGTCGGGTTTGACGCTGTCGGGCTTGCGATGCCGGACCGGGAAACAGCCCTGTCGATTGTCGGGCGATCGCTTGAGGAAGCCTTTTTCGACCTGGTCGGGCCGTCCCATCTGGACAAGGTACCGGCCATGGCGGCTGCGTACAGGCAGTCGAAGATCGCAAGGCGGGAACAGGGACTGGATCTGGATCCGCTTTATCCGGGCGCGCGTGAAACGATTGAGCGGTTGCACCAACGTGACGACCTGCTTCTGGGCATTGCTACAGGCAAGGCGATGCGAGGCGTTCGGCACATGCTGGACAAGCATGACCTTCACGGTCGTTTCATCACCATCCAGACGGCGGACACGTCGCCGTCGAAACCCCATCCGGACATGGTCCTGAAGGCCATGGCGGAAACCGGGGCGGACCCGGACCGGACACTGATGGTCGGCGACACCGGTTTTGACATGGCCATGGCCAAGGCGGCCGGCGCGCATGCGCTCGGCGTCACCTGGGGCTATCATGACCAGTCCCGGCTGGTGGAAGGCGGTGCAGATCGGATCATCGACGAGTTTGATCGTCTCGATCATGCGCTTTCTGAAATATTGAAATTCGACAAGGAAACAATCTGA